The following are from one region of the Aspergillus luchuensis IFO 4308 DNA, chromosome 4, nearly complete sequence genome:
- a CDS encoding putative di-, tri-valent inorganic cation transporter (COG:P;~EggNog:ENOG410PHDN;~InterPro:IPR027469,IPR002524;~PFAM:PF01545;~TransMembrane:6 (i12-31o37-58i79-101o113-134i194-220o232-252i);~go_component: GO:0016021 - integral component of membrane [Evidence IEA];~go_function: GO:0008324 - cation transmembrane transporter activity [Evidence IEA];~go_process: GO:0006812 - cation transport [Evidence IEA];~go_process: GO:0055085 - transmembrane transport [Evidence IEA]) → MVLKISRATRLMVVVVISSAFFVAEISVGFYTHSLALVADAFHYLNDLVGFVVALVALKVSEADESPKALSFGWQRAQLLGAFFNGVLLFALGISIFLQSIERFITLQRVENPKLMFIMGAIGLTLNLISATFLHEHHHHDHGHEPSSVALEELPVSTTDDITVPERPGSPNHDNHKHLSHGARTTSHGHDLGMLGVLTHVIGDAANNLGVMAAALVIWFTHYGGRFYADPGTSMGIAIMIMLSSIPLGMSFDVV, encoded by the exons ATGGTGCTCAAAATATCACGCGCCACGCgattgatggtggtagttgtCATCTCCTCGGCATTCTTTGTGGCTGAGATCTCAG TTGGTTTTTACACACATTCCCTTGCTTTGGTGGCCGATGCTTTTCATTAT TTGAACGACCTGGTCGGGTTTGTTGTCGCGCTCGTTGCTCTCAAG GTATCAGAAGCAGACGAATCGCCGAAAGCCCTATCTTTTGGCTGGCAACGAGCCCAGTTGCTGGGCGCCTTCTTCAATGGCGTCCTACTGTTCGCGCTTGGCATTAGCATCTTCCTACAGTCCATTGAGCGATTCATCACACTCCAGC GTGTTGAGAATCCTAAGCTCATGTTCATCATGGGAGCCATCGGACTGACCCTGAATCTTATCAGCGCCACGTTTCTCCATG agcatcatcatcatgatcacgGACATGAACCTAGTTCTGTGGCTCTGGAAGAGCTTCCGGTGTCGACGACGGATGACATCACAGTACCGGAACGACCAGGAAGTCCGAAC CACGATAACCATAAACACCTTTCGCATGGGGCTCGGACAACCTCTCACGGACATGACCTAGGAATGCTCGGGGTCTTGACCCATGTTATAGGCGATGCGGCCAATAACCTTGGGGTGATGGCAGCGGCCTTGGTCATATGGTTCACTCACTATGGAGGGCGATTCTATGCGGATCCAGGCACAAGCATGGGAATAGCCATCATGATAATGTTGTCTTCAATCCCACTAGGTATGTCCTTCGACGTTGTTTAA
- the CAT1 gene encoding catalase A (COG:P;~EggNog:ENOG410PFFZ;~InterPro:IPR018028,IPR002818,IPR029062,IPR020835, IPR011614,IPR002226,IPR043156,IPR041399,IPR024712, IPR037060,IPR010582;~PFAM:PF01965,PF18011,PF00199,PF06628;~go_function: GO:0004096 - catalase activity [Evidence IEA];~go_function: GO:0020037 - heme binding [Evidence IEA];~go_process: GO:0006979 - response to oxidative stress [Evidence IEA];~go_process: GO:0055114 - oxidation-reduction process [Evidence IEA]) encodes MSDRAIPRSYRMMQGFGVNTYCLVNDKGQRHFVKFHFTPELGVHSLVWDEALKIAGQDPDFHRKDLMDAIEAGHYPRWKFGIQVIPEEKKDDFEFDIQDATKIWPEELVPIQYIGQLELNRNVDEYFPQTEQVAFCTSHIVPGIDFSDDPLLVGRNFSYFDTQISRLGPNWQELPINRPVCPYMSLVNRDGQMRHRITKGKVNYWPNRFDANPPSSPAHGGFATYPEKQRGVKARALSDKFSEHFNQAQLFYNSLSPIEKLHVSKAFSFELDHCDEEIVYKRLSERLAVVDLQLAKTVAKNVGGNTPTKAPKENDGKTSKGLSQFDYLSDTAQITTRRVAILIADGFDLNSYGDMKSALQQQNAFVFTIGSQRQGVTSGSGEKVIPDHHFPGMRSTLFDATFVPGGKHVDVLAKNGIAKHWIAESFAHLKPIAGVNEAVDFIRKQINLDAVKYASDGQVKESYGVVTAHGAPAQLLQVSSNIGSESKGFIDQFIWQISRHRNWQRELDGLVDEIAA; translated from the coding sequence ATGTCGGATCGTGCTATCCCTCGTTCGTACCGTATGATGCAAGGCTTCGGTGTCAATACCTACTGTCTTGTGAATGACAAGGGGCAGAGGCATTTTGTCAAGTTTCATTTCACACCGGAGCTCGGGGTTCATTCTCTCGTCTGGGACGAAGCGCTGAAGATTGCAGGTCAGGATCCTGACTTCCATCGGAAGGATCTgatggatgccattgagGCAGGCCACTATCCCAGGTGGAAGTTCGGCATCCAAGTGATtccagaggagaagaaggatgacttTGAGTTCGATATCCAGGATGCAACCAAGATCTGGCCGGAAGAACTTGTGCCAATCCAGTACATTGGACAGCTGGAACTGAATCGCAATGTTGACGAGTACTTTCCCCAAACCGAGCAAGTGGCTTTCTGCACAAGCCATATCGTGCCCGGTATTGATTTCTCGGACGATCCCCTTCTTGTGGGCCGCAACTTCTCCTACTTCGATACCCAGATCTCTCGTCTGGGACCTAACTGGCAAGAATTGCCAATCAATCGTCCCGTATGTCCGTACATGAGTCTGGTCAACCGGGATGGCCAGATGAGACACCGCATCACAAAGGGCAAGGTGAACTATTGGCCTAACAGGTTCGATGCGAAtcccccatcctctccagccCATGGGGGATTTGCGACCTACCCTGAGAAACAGCGGGGCGTGAAAGCACGTGCACTGTCAGACAAGTTCAGCGAGCATTTCAACCAGGCTCAACTGTTCTACAACTCTCTCAGCCCCATAGAAAAGCTCCATGTCTCCAAAGCATTCTCCTTCGAGTTGGACCATTGCGATGAGGAGATTGTGTATAAGCGTCTCTCGGAACGACTGGCCGTCGTTGACCTCCAGCTGGCGAAGACTGTTGCGAAGAATGTCGGAGGCAATACGCCGACCAAGGCACCAAAGGAGAACGATGGAAAGACATCGAAAGGCTTGAGCCAGTTCGACTACCTTTCTGACACCGCGCAGATTACTACTCGCCGAGttgccatcctcatcgcGGATGGCTTCGACCTCAACTCATACGGGGACATGAAGAGCGCtttgcagcagcaaaatGCATTTGTATTCACCATTGGATCCCAGCGCCAGGGTGTCACCTCCGGATCAGGGGAGAAGGTGATTCCCGATCACCACTTCCCAGGAATGCGTTCCACGCTCTTTGACGCGACTTTCGTACCCGGTGGAAAACACGTTGATGTGCTGGCGAAGAACGGCATCGCTAAGCACTGGATTGCTGAGTCCTTTGCACACTTGAAGCCTATTGCTGGCGTAAACGAAGCAGTGGACTTCATCCGGAAGCAAATCAACCTAGATGCGGTCAAATATGCCTCGGATGGTCAAGTTAAAGAGAGCTATGGAGTGGTGACTGCCCATGGCGCACCTGCGCAGCTATTGCAAGTATCGTCCAATATTGGTAGCGAGAGCAAGGGATTCATCGACCAGTTTATCTGGCAAATCTCAAGGCACAGGAACTGGCAGAGGGAGTTAGAtggcttggtggatgagatCGCTGCATAG